acaggacacgacggcgcttctggaccatgttcacatatggcttcctttttgcatgatagagctttagttggcatctgctgatggcacggcggattgtgtttaccgacagtggtttctgaatgtattcctgggcccatttagtaatgtcattgacacaatcatgccgatgagtgatgcagtgtcgtctgagagcccgaagaccacgggcatccaataaaggtctccggccttgtcccttacgcacagagatttctccagtttctctgaatcttttgatgatgttatgcactgtagattatgagatttgcaaagcctttgcaatttgacgttgaggaacattgtttttaaagttttccacaatttttttacgcagtctttcacagattggagagcctctgcccatctttacttctgagagactctgcttctctaagacaaagcttttataactaatcatgttacagacctgatatcaattaacttaattaatcactagatgttctcccagctgaatcttttcaaaactgcttgcttttttagccatttgttgcccccgtgccaacttttttgagacctgtagcaggcattaaattttaaatgagctaattaagtggataaaagtgtaaaatttctcagtttaaacatttgctacgttatctatgttccattgtgaataaaatattggctcatgtgatttgaaattcctttagttttcatttgattaaaatttaaaaaacgtcccaacttttacggaattcgggttgtatatatgtatatatatatatatatatatatatatatgtatgtatgtgattatttaataataaatgtcaaTAACTTTTTGAAAGCCCATTGTTCAAATGTGAAAATCACTGATTTTAATGAAAAAGATCTATCACCATGGATACACTCTCATCTTAGTGACTGTTTCCCAGGCAACGACCCCTTGACTGACGAGGAGAATAACCATGACATTAACTCAGTAGCAGGcgtgctgaaaatgtacttccGCAACCTGGACAACCCGCTTTTCCCCAAGGAGAAGTTCAACGATCTCATCGCCTGCATCCGTGAGTGCTTGTCTCCCTGCGTTCATATGTGTGCATGTACTGTACGTGTATGAGGCAGGATGGAGAAaggaaaggtgtgtgtgtgtgtgagaaacggTGGCACAAGCATTCGGGAAATGACAGGGTGCGAAGTACTCGGGTTTCCTGGGGCATTTGGACAGCTGCTGTCTTTTCATGTGAATATAATAGAGTCCCTGCCTGTTTGAGCACACGGGACATCTGCTCTTCCTTGTTCATCAACTTGCGTGTTCATGTGCCTTCAACAGGAACAGAGAGTTTGTATGAGCGTGCCCTCTCCATCCGCAAGATCTTGACCACAACACCACGACCAGCTCTCGTGGTCATGAGATACCTGTTTGCATTCCTCAACCAGTGAGTattcacacacatttatatagctAGCAAAATGAGGACATACTACACAGACTGTATGTTGCTTTCAAAAACACGAGCTTTTCTAAGCTAATTGAGACTTTTgcacttttgttgattttgattgcttccattgtcctcatttaagttgctttgaataaaataaatgactaaatttaattgtgtgtgtgtgtgtgtgtgtgtgtatatatatatatatatatatatatatatatatatatatatatatatacacacactcacacacacacacacatatgtatatatgccCCCCGAAAAGTTCAAATGTTgccttttttcaattttattttatttcagttaacatttcttttattttgaataatgaaaatgtttttgttttgtatttgttttagttaatgataatgaccctggtataaatattattaatgattttatatataataagtaattaataaaTGCAGACTCTAAAAGAAAACAGGAACACagaagaataatttttttaaggaaaattagaaatgctgattttttttatttattatttgtttatatatgtaattaatataattagaaacctttttctattttaatttatttcagttaatgtttattttatttaaaataatacagaCTACCCCAAAAGAAATGCAGGTAACACAAATGAAACATTTGGTCAGATGGTATTatctattattaaattattacacaAACACAGATGTCACTTTATAACAAGTAATAATAACCTTATGAAGTGTCTGATTTCATATACTGAAAATACTACCATAAATTACATAAGACATTCGCAATTATATTTACTGTTATATCTCTGAATCATTTTTTTAGAAAGTTTTCGGATATGTTTTGCTATATTTAGCTGATTCATCTTGACAGTTTTGTTCCAAAAGGGAAGCAAAGTAAACCCACATACTCACTGTTTCATGTATATACTCCTCTGTATGAAATATTCCTCAATATTGCTACTTCCAAACGAACACAGCTGCGAAGCTGAAGCGTCTCATTGAATAGGAGAACTGCAGCTAAACTAAGCATCCGTTTTCACACCTGAAATTAAATCCTCTCCCACCTCTGTGCCGTGAGAGACAGAGGGAGGctatattattcataaaaataacAGACTGATGCTCTGATTGAGAATGCATAATTTTAGCGATGTACTCGGGAGACAACGTAATGCATCATGGCTTTGTTTTCCATCGTAGCTTGTCCCAATACAGCGATGAGAACATGATGGACCCTGGAAACTTGGCTATATGCTTCGGCCCCACTTTGATGCCCACCCCGGACCTCCTGGACCAGGTCTCATGTCAGGCTCACGTAAACGAGATCGTCAAAACCATCATCATCCACCATGAAACCATCTTCCCTGACACCAAAGAGCTGGAGGGACCGGTTTATGAGAAATGCATGAGCAATACTGAGTACTGGTGAGTTTATGTGGGTAACTAATTACCATATTCACATTTAAAGTGCATTGCAGTATGTTGATGATCTTCTGTGTTCTTTAAGTGAAAGTCCGTACAGTGAACCTGGAGCGTTTGAGGAGGGGGAGCAGGATGGAGGGACTGAAACACAGACGAGTGAGGAGGGtaaatacatgcatgcatgttCGTTTATATTCATCACAAAAATACAGATTGCTGAATTTGCCTGTCTTTCTTTCAGAGGGTGAGCCTGTGGAGGCTATAGCCAAGTTTGACTATGTGGGACGGTCTGGACGGGAGCTGACCTTTAAAAAAGGAGCCACTCTGGTGCTGTTTCAGAGAGCGTCTGAAGACTGGTGGGAGGGACGACACAAAGGCACTGACGGACTCATACCACACCAATACGTCACGCTGCAGGAGTGAGTTCACACGCTTCATCTACATATTCAAGGCAACAAgataagataaagaaaaaaaagaataccaTAGCAAACACTTCTCACTTAAACACCACATTTACAGTTAATGTTACTTtgaattaattttacatttttattgtatttattttatattttcttttttattcatttatttcattactaATTCCCACTTAAAATGTCTGCTGTAAAAACAAATCAATATGGTACCTCCTCTACACAATgcaagaattttattttaatttaataataataaaagaagtgtgtattattttaattatttatttatttagtttagtttagttcagtGGTGACTAATTCCCACTGAATGTTAGTGCTGCAAAACCATAAATCAATATGGTAGTTCCTCTACACAATataagaatttaatttaatttaatttaatttaatttaatttaatttaatttaatttaatttaatttaatttaatttaatttaatttaatttaatttaatttaatttaatttaatttaatttaattttacacatTGGCTAATTTAATCTCCTTATAAAATTCATTTTGATTAAACGAATAGCTTGATGTgaaaatggatgaatgaatgaacttcTGAATGATAAATTTCAGGGATGAGGCCATGTCAGACACTCTGAGCCAGAAAACAGACAGTGAGTCCAGCCCTACACCTTCAGATGAAGTGAGCTCCAGACGGTCGCTGACGTCCCCTACTGAGCCAAGAATCCCTGAGACCTTCATCAGCcggtgagaacacacacactctGGCCTGCAGTCTCCTAGTCACTTTTCTCCTTGCATTTCACATTATtaattcctctctcctctcctcagaCACCGGAAGCGGACGGAAGCCCTCCTGCGCCGTGTCCCTGGTCGTTTAAGCGACGGTCACTGCCATGGCAATGGGCTGGAACGTAGCTCTCCTCCCGTAACGGTGACGGTAACGGGGCATTTCAGCCCGCGGGAGCTGCTGCGTGGAAACAGCTGTGTGGACAGTCCTGAGCACCACAGACGCATGGGACACAACACCACCTCCAACGGCAACGTCACTGCCAACATCAGCCAACACGAGTCCCTGCGCAGGGACAGAGAGCGGGAGAGTCCTCCAATACGCCAGTCACCATCCGCAATGCATTGTGGGTTACCTATTCAACGCTCCCAGACGCTGAACCCGCACACAATGGCACAGGTTTGTTATGAACAGACATGCAAATAGGcaaatctcacaaaaacatgttCCTGACATTTCAGTAGCAAAattaaaaggaaagaaaataagTTGGAATATGGAAATTGAAACCGCTTTGTGGGAATGTTACAATTTTTTGCAttgacatttttacagttaagcacatttttcaGATTctcatataatttttatataatgtgtgtaataaatgtatagttagtttatattaattttagaaaaggcttttttatatatattgatcaagtgaaaaatatattaacaataatataaataaaaatcacatataacatttatatattttttatttataatttaatcatgtatattaaatgtataatcattttattatataatggttttggaaaatattaattaatttcgatttttttattaattggtcAATTATTTAAGAATAATATAAATGATGATAGATTATATTATATGTGTTTAGATTTCATTATTTGTGTATTAAAGGTGTATTCaatttatatttaagttttttttactttacttcaATTTGATTTAATTGATAATTGTCGAATTACCAGTATAAATGGTGATATgttgttaaatattataatagctatatataatttttttaatgtttaaatttcatacacTTATTAAATGTCtaatcagtttatattttattattttttgcaaaaaagtttaatttagtaaaatatttaaataaaattaataatcagtaaattaacaatataataattttaaatattttagatattattataatttatatattacattcatATAGTATTTGCTGAAAAAAAGTTTAGGGACCCTAAAAATATAGGACTTGTTTTCTCTATTCAAAATAcaatttcttgttcttttttaatttgCTCTGCATTATGACGCAGAAATATCCATGACAAGTTTTGTGAGTTTTCCAAAAATCCGCACTCATGCATGCTCAAATAACACAATGTGTCGTGTTAGTAATACCGAAACGGttaacactcactctcactctctctctctctctctctctctctctctctctctctctctttctctctctatctctctctttctctctctctctttttctctctctctctccaggatTTGGAAGAAACCATGAGTCTGGCATTGAACGAGCTGCGCCAGCTGGAAAGGCAGAATGGGAAAACCGTGGCTCCTGACCTGGTTCTGGACACCCTGGAGCAGGTGAAGAGCAGCCCATCCTGCCCATCCGGCTCCACCCCCTCCAGCTTGTCCAGCCCATCAGATTCCCCGAGCCCCCTCAGCCCGATCAGCCCCCTTCCTCCTCTCCCTCCGCTGCCCGGCCCTTCGTCCCGGCGCTCCAATGACCCCGTTGCCACCTTTAAACCCGTAGCCTCGCCCCGCATGGGTGTGACGCTCCGCCCACCCGCTTTGCGGCCCAAACCGCCCATTCTTCCCAAAGCCAACCCTCCGCCTTCCCAGCAGCCCCAGAATCCGCCCTCGAGTTTCAGCGGCGACAAATCCGGCACTATGTAAGCCAATGGGTCCAACCGAAGGAAACAGGGTTAAAGACTCGACGACTGCTCGAAGAACAGGGTTAATCTCTTAATAATGACATGATTTTACGGCCGATAGCTAGTTTATGCGGTCTGATAGGACTGATAGAACGGTCTGATAGCGTTAGTCTACGATATTATATCCATAAATGTGTTGTCGGggtgatgtgtgtatgtgtgtgtgtattctcaaAGTGAATAGGACTTTACCATGTCTGTGTGTAGATACATTTACAAGGAACACATTCAGAGACAGCGGAGAGAGACTGCCTGTACAGGAAGTACCATTGTTGTTTTTATGGGAAATGTTCCATTGAGTCGGTGCAATGTATTTTGAGTGCTTTGATTTGTTAGGCCTTACAAGAGTGATGTGTCAAAAACGCTGTTTTTATAAGTTGCTGCTGCTTTTTTTGATGCTTCGATTCGAGTTACAGGACTCCTGGTGCCTCTTGGGAAAATAGTTATTTCACTTGTTGGAATTTGATGGGGAATGTAATTGAAATTTTTTCCCGGTTCACTTAGCCTTTCCCGCAAGGCGACTGAAGAACACTGAATGTATTCCATGAATGTTCCACTGTTTTTCCTGTTTTCACTCTGAAAAATACCACACTAAGCCTTGATCACCAGATAAACCTCCCCTTTCTCCGTGGAAACCAAACCCTGAAGCCTGATTGGACAACGTGGGAGGGACACAACCGTAACATTCCGAGGGCAAACGCATGAACAAAGGTTTAACAAAACATCACACTGAAGGCACAAAAAGACATTCCGGGGACGATTGTGAAGAAAATGACGAAAGTTTGTGAAATAGGCCACACCCTTATATGCCACGCCCTCCCTCGGGTCGTTCAAGTACAATTTCCACTGCTGCTCCACTGACGGACGATAACAGTGTTCGATCCTCGATTTCAACGTCCCCTGTGCTTCCAGTGTACGTATGTTTGTATGATATCGTCAACGGCAGACTCTTTGGAGCACACTAACCATACATGGCTctcctgtgtgtgtctgtgtgggggTTTTTGCATGATAAAACGCGCTTAAAGTAGTTCGGAGTACAAGGTGATGGATAATTCATGCTTGTACATGACAACttaagtgtttgagtgtgtgtgtgtgagtgaaagataGTTAGAAAGAGTGCACTGCACTTGTAGACAAGattgtgtgagtttgagtgtgtgtgagagtgaatgtgtgtgtgatcaAGGGTGTTTAGTTCAGTGTGTAAATATGCATGAAGGTGAAGCGAGTAGTTTTACGACCGAACGGCCTTGGTTCACTTTTTTATACACTAACAATGAttgtttttccactttttttgactGCTGCTTATGTTTTTCTACCGTTCTATTTTTTATCCTTCATTTCTTACTGGTGCTCTTTCATACGACCGTGTCCGTTTGTCGCCGTATCCAACACCCATTTTTTTGGTCCTTTTTCAAGCAATCTGAGATTTTTCCCCCacccttccacacacacacacaaacacacacacactgtgttcaCATGAAAGTGCCTTTCAGGATGCATGTTGAATGCAGGAGCCTGGTCTGCCAAGGGTGTGTGCTCCCATCGCTCTCTGAAGAGTCGTTccccaagtaaaaaaaataaataaatattattaaggcTAGAGCTCTTTCCAGATATTTAATAACCTGAACgaataataaata
The DNA window shown above is from Carassius carassius chromosome 26, fCarCar2.1, whole genome shotgun sequence and carries:
- the LOC132105602 gene encoding SLIT-ROBO Rho GTPase-activating protein 1-like isoform X1, which encodes MSNTTKSKKEKEIITEYESQVKEIRSQLVEQQKCLEQQTDMRVQLLQDLQDFFRKKAEIESEYSRNLEKLAERFMAKTRSTKDHQQYKKDQNLLSPVNCWYLLLNQVRRESKDHATLSDLYLNNVITRFTHVSEDNMRLLKKSKEIIFQLQEDLMKILNELYTVMKTYHIYHSETLSAENKLKEAERQGERQGRGGEAVFSLRTEDRHQRRNAARKIQKMKEKRQAKYSENKLKVMKARNEYLLTLEATNASLFKYYIQDLSHLIDCCDLGYHAGLSRALRTYLSAEYSMETSRHEGLDILEGAVEGLDPSNDRQRFMETHPTAFTPPARFSFQPHMGDQVSQITALPQVQAELLLRFQQLQTRLSTLKIENEEVKKTSEATLSTIQDMVNMEDYDVSESFQHSRSTESVKSSVSDTYLSKPSLAKRRANQQETELFYFTKLKEFLEGSNLIAKLQAKHDMLKRSIAEEYRADIMTTSRRRNSHSRHQDSGKAIPLIVESCIRFINLYGLQHQGIFRVSGSQVEVNDIKNSFERGNDPLTDEENNHDINSVAGVLKMYFRNLDNPLFPKEKFNDLIACIRTESLYERALSIRKILTTTPRPALVVMRYLFAFLNHLSQYSDENMMDPGNLAICFGPTLMPTPDLLDQVSCQAHVNEIVKTIIIHHETIFPDTKELEGPVYEKCMSNTEYCESPYSEPGAFEEGEQDGGTETQTSEEEGEPVEAIAKFDYVGRSGRELTFKKGATLVLFQRASEDWWEGRHKGTDGLIPHQYVTLQEDEAMSDTLSQKTDSESSPTPSDEVSSRRSLTSPTEPRIPETFISRHRKRTEALLRRVPGRLSDGHCHGNGLERSSPPVTVTVTGHFSPRELLRGNSCVDSPEHHRRMGHNTTSNGNVTANISQHESLRRDRERESPPIRQSPSAMHCGLPIQRSQTLNPHTMAQDLEETMSLALNELRQLERQNGKTVAPDLVLDTLEQVKSSPSCPSGSTPSSLSSPSDSPSPLSPISPLPPLPPLPGPSSRRSNDPVATFKPVASPRMGVTLRPPALRPKPPILPKANPPPSQQPQNPPSSFSGDKSGTM
- the LOC132105602 gene encoding SLIT-ROBO Rho GTPase-activating protein 1-like isoform X2 — translated: MQMRGRSSSHKSSKQLHSSEIRSQLVEQQKCLEQQTDMRVQLLQDLQDFFRKKAEIESEYSRNLEKLAERFMAKTRSTKDHQQYKKDQNLLSPVNCWYLLLNQVRRESKDHATLSDLYLNNVITRFTHVSEDNMRLLKKSKEIIFQLQEDLMKILNELYTVMKTYHIYHSETLSAENKLKEAERQGERQGRGGEAVFSLRTEDRHQRRNAARKIQKMKEKRQAKYSENKLKVMKARNEYLLTLEATNASLFKYYIQDLSHLIDCCDLGYHAGLSRALRTYLSAEYSMETSRHEGLDILEGAVEGLDPSNDRQRFMETHPTAFTPPARFSFQPHMGDQVSQITALPQVQAELLLRFQQLQTRLSTLKIENEEVKKTSEATLSTIQDMVNMEDYDVSESFQHSRSTESVKSSVSDTYLSKPSLAKRRANQQETELFYFTKLKEFLEGSNLIAKLQAKHDMLKRSIAEEYRADIMTTSRRRNSHSRHQDSGKAIPLIVESCIRFINLYGLQHQGIFRVSGSQVEVNDIKNSFERGNDPLTDEENNHDINSVAGVLKMYFRNLDNPLFPKEKFNDLIACIRTESLYERALSIRKILTTTPRPALVVMRYLFAFLNHLSQYSDENMMDPGNLAICFGPTLMPTPDLLDQVSCQAHVNEIVKTIIIHHETIFPDTKELEGPVYEKCMSNTEYCESPYSEPGAFEEGEQDGGTETQTSEEEGEPVEAIAKFDYVGRSGRELTFKKGATLVLFQRASEDWWEGRHKGTDGLIPHQYVTLQEDEAMSDTLSQKTDSESSPTPSDEVSSRRSLTSPTEPRIPETFISRHRKRTEALLRRVPGRLSDGHCHGNGLERSSPPVTVTVTGHFSPRELLRGNSCVDSPEHHRRMGHNTTSNGNVTANISQHESLRRDRERESPPIRQSPSAMHCGLPIQRSQTLNPHTMAQDLEETMSLALNELRQLERQNGKTVAPDLVLDTLEQVKSSPSCPSGSTPSSLSSPSDSPSPLSPISPLPPLPPLPGPSSRRSNDPVATFKPVASPRMGVTLRPPALRPKPPILPKANPPPSQQPQNPPSSFSGDKSGTM